A single Paenibacillus kribbensis DNA region contains:
- a CDS encoding 5-methyltetrahydropteroyltriglutamate--homocysteine S-methyltransferase: MSSILDNASQRKVTPFRHDMVGSFLRPQAIKDARIQFQNNGISADELRKIEDNEIIKLVEKQKSVGLKAVTDGEFRRSWWHLDFMWGLDGVEKVQISNGYQFQGVETRAETARLSGKIGHSCHPFIADFKFLKQVAGEDAIARQTIPAPAQFLAELLRGENKETTDTYYSNLDELVTDIAKAYKSVIQALYNEGCRSLQLDDCTWGMLCDKNYWEARQHAGENIEETKKLFARVNQETVNDLPADLVVTTHVCRGNYHSTWASSGGYEPVAETLFGIDNIDGYYLEFDTDRAGDFTPLKHLRDQQVVLGLVSSKTGELEDKQTVINRIKEATQFVDINHICLSPQCGFASTEEGNILTEEQQWKKLAFIKEIADELWK, encoded by the coding sequence ATGAGCAGCATCCTTGACAATGCATCCCAACGTAAAGTGACCCCTTTCAGACATGATATGGTCGGCAGTTTTCTGCGCCCGCAAGCGATTAAAGACGCCAGAATTCAATTTCAAAATAACGGAATTTCTGCGGATGAGCTGAGAAAGATTGAGGACAACGAAATTATCAAGCTGGTAGAAAAACAAAAATCGGTAGGGCTGAAAGCCGTGACAGACGGCGAATTCAGACGCTCCTGGTGGCATCTTGATTTTATGTGGGGCCTGGACGGCGTGGAAAAGGTACAGATCTCCAATGGCTACCAGTTTCAAGGCGTGGAAACCAGAGCGGAAACCGCACGCCTGTCCGGTAAAATTGGACATTCCTGTCACCCTTTTATTGCAGATTTCAAATTTCTGAAGCAAGTTGCAGGTGAGGATGCCATTGCCCGCCAAACGATCCCTGCACCGGCACAATTTCTGGCCGAGCTGCTGCGTGGAGAGAATAAAGAAACGACAGATACTTACTACAGCAATCTGGATGAGCTGGTAACGGATATCGCCAAAGCTTACAAGTCCGTGATCCAGGCGCTATATAATGAAGGCTGCCGCAGCCTGCAACTGGATGATTGCACATGGGGCATGCTCTGCGATAAAAACTATTGGGAAGCCAGACAGCACGCGGGTGAGAATATAGAAGAAACCAAAAAGCTGTTCGCCCGCGTGAATCAGGAAACCGTGAACGATCTCCCGGCTGACTTGGTCGTTACGACTCATGTGTGCCGTGGTAACTACCATTCCACCTGGGCTTCCTCAGGCGGCTACGAGCCTGTTGCCGAAACCCTGTTCGGCATCGACAACATTGATGGCTACTATCTCGAATTCGATACCGACCGTGCAGGCGATTTCACTCCGCTCAAGCATCTGAGAGATCAGCAGGTCGTACTGGGCCTCGTTTCCTCCAAAACGGGAGAGCTGGAAGACAAGCAGACCGTCATTAACCGCATCAAGGAAGCAACTCAATTTGTCGATATCAATCACATCTGCCTCAGCCCGCAATGCGGCTTTGCTTCCACAGAAGAGGGCAATATTTTGACGGAAGAACAGCAATGGAAAAAGCTTGCCTTCATTAAAGAGATTGCGGACGAGCTTTGGAAGTAA
- a CDS encoding LysR family transcriptional regulator, which yields MTLQQLKYVIEVANRGSMNEAAKRLFISQPSLSNAIRDLEEEIHITIFERTNKGISLSKEGVEFLGYARQVVEQAELLENRYLDAKPSPQHFAVSSQHYAFAVNAFVNLVNQYGQDEYELALRETKTHEIIQDVKSLRSEIGILYLNEFNAKVIHKLLKDANLQFNSLFTAKPHIFISSKNPLSRQSMVTIDQLRPYPYLSFEQGEYNSFHFSEEILSTLSHPKSIRVNDRATLFNLLIGLNGYTISTGVISADLNGNEIISVPLECDESINVGWICHKNVALSKLATVYVEALHEAIGE from the coding sequence TTGACCTTACAACAATTAAAATACGTGATCGAGGTTGCCAATCGTGGCTCCATGAATGAGGCGGCAAAACGGTTGTTTATTTCCCAGCCCAGCCTGTCGAACGCGATTCGGGATCTGGAGGAAGAAATTCATATCACCATTTTTGAGCGTACCAATAAAGGGATTTCTTTGTCCAAGGAAGGCGTGGAATTCCTCGGATATGCGCGCCAGGTGGTTGAGCAGGCGGAGCTGCTGGAAAACCGCTATCTGGATGCCAAGCCTTCACCACAGCATTTTGCCGTGTCCTCACAGCATTATGCTTTTGCCGTAAATGCATTCGTTAACCTGGTGAATCAGTATGGACAGGATGAATATGAGCTGGCTTTGCGGGAGACGAAGACTCATGAAATCATACAGGATGTCAAAAGCTTGCGCAGTGAGATCGGAATCTTATATCTGAACGAATTTAACGCCAAGGTCATTCACAAACTGCTAAAAGATGCGAACCTGCAATTTAACAGCCTGTTTACGGCGAAGCCGCATATTTTTATCAGCAGCAAAAATCCGTTATCCCGGCAATCCATGGTAACCATCGATCAGCTTCGACCCTATCCGTATTTGTCCTTTGAGCAAGGGGAGTATAATTCCTTTCACTTTTCCGAGGAAATTCTCAGCACGTTGTCGCACCCCAAAAGCATCCGTGTCAACGACCGGGCGACCCTCTTTAACCTGCTGATTGGCTTGAACGGCTATACCATTTCTACCGGGGTCATCAGTGCGGATTTGAATGGTAACGAGATTATTTCCGTGCCTTTGGAATGCGATGAGTCTATTAATGTGGGATGGATTTGTCATAAAAATGTTGCGCTCTCCAAGCTGGCTACCGTTTATGTAGAAGCCCTGCATGAGGCCATAGGGGAATAA
- a CDS encoding glycoside hydrolase family 1 protein, with translation MKHHQLKAFPENFFWGGSTSAYQVEGAWNEDGKGPSVIDMANHVEGVTDFKVTSDHYHMFKEDVALMAEMGFKAYRFSIAWTRIYPQGAGEVNQKGIAFYRSLIDELFKYGIEPIVTMYHFDLPYALEERGGWSNRETIDAFEQYAKTLFENFGDRVKYWLTINEQNMLILHPGSIGTLDTSLENPQKVLYQQNHHMLVAQARAMVLCHDMLPDAKIGPAPNIGVIYPASSKPEDTLAADNYAAIRNWLYLDMAVFGRYNHIAWSYLIEKGYDPVIEEGDMEILAKGNPDFIAFNYYTSQTVGESLDDGNDFSHTGDQHEIVGEPGAYRGSVNPNLQKTEFGWEIDPVGFRSTLRQIYSRYHLPLIVTENGLGAFDKLEEGDVVNDPYRIDFFKKHIEQIQLAITDGVEVFGFCPWSAIDLVSTHQGSSKRYGFIYVDREEFDLKDLRRIRKQSFYWYQKLIATNGEIR, from the coding sequence ATGAAACATCACCAATTGAAAGCATTTCCCGAAAACTTTTTCTGGGGAGGTTCGACTTCCGCTTATCAAGTGGAGGGCGCATGGAACGAAGATGGAAAAGGCCCATCGGTCATTGACATGGCCAATCACGTGGAAGGGGTCACTGATTTTAAGGTAACAAGTGATCATTACCATATGTTCAAAGAAGACGTAGCTTTGATGGCTGAAATGGGCTTTAAGGCGTATCGGTTCTCGATTGCATGGACACGAATTTATCCGCAAGGCGCAGGTGAAGTTAATCAAAAGGGAATTGCATTCTACAGATCCTTAATAGACGAACTGTTTAAATACGGTATTGAACCGATTGTTACCATGTATCATTTTGATCTTCCCTATGCTCTTGAAGAACGAGGCGGATGGTCGAACAGGGAGACCATTGATGCCTTCGAGCAGTATGCCAAAACGTTGTTTGAGAACTTTGGGGACAGGGTGAAATATTGGCTAACCATTAATGAGCAGAATATGTTGATCCTCCATCCCGGTTCTATTGGCACATTAGATACAAGTCTGGAAAATCCTCAGAAGGTACTGTACCAACAAAATCATCATATGCTGGTAGCGCAAGCTAGAGCCATGGTATTGTGCCATGACATGCTGCCTGACGCGAAAATTGGACCAGCGCCGAATATCGGGGTCATTTATCCGGCTAGTTCCAAACCGGAAGATACACTGGCGGCGGACAACTATGCTGCCATTCGTAACTGGCTTTACCTGGATATGGCCGTATTTGGCCGCTACAATCACATTGCGTGGAGTTATTTGATCGAGAAAGGATATGACCCTGTCATTGAGGAAGGGGATATGGAAATTTTGGCGAAGGGGAACCCGGACTTTATCGCATTTAATTACTATACCTCTCAAACCGTAGGAGAAAGTTTAGATGACGGAAATGATTTTTCACATACAGGAGATCAGCATGAAATTGTGGGTGAACCAGGGGCATACCGAGGTTCCGTGAACCCTAACCTGCAAAAGACGGAATTTGGATGGGAGATTGATCCGGTCGGTTTTAGATCCACGTTACGCCAAATCTATTCTCGCTACCATTTGCCTTTAATCGTGACAGAGAATGGCTTGGGGGCTTTTGACAAGCTTGAAGAAGGCGATGTAGTAAATGATCCTTATCGTATTGACTTTTTCAAGAAACATATCGAGCAGATTCAATTGGCTATTACAGATGGCGTAGAAGTATTTGGTTTCTGTCCGTGGTCTGCGATTGATCTTGTCAGTACTCATCAAGGCTCCAGTAAGCGTTACGGGTTTATCTATGTTGATCGGGAAGAGTTTGATCTCAAAGATTTGCGTCGTATTCGTAAACAAAGCTTCTATTGGTATCAAAAGCTGATTGCCACGAATGGCGAAATTCGTTAA
- a CDS encoding beta-glucoside-specific PTS transporter subunit IIABC, which produces MDYKKMSDDIVRLVGGEENINGLVHCATRLRFDLKDSRKAEREELEKHEGIITVVESGGQFQVVIGSHVAYVYTEIMKNRDFGSDTQATSESSGKKTSVVSTIFEVISGSFSPLISAMAGSGMLKALLTVLTLLGWMSATSDTYLILSAAGNAVFYFLPILLGITLGIKLKANPYVAGVIGAALMEPNFTGLMDKGSDVSFLGIPVVMMNYSSSVFPIFISISIYAFVDKLLKKIIFKDLQLFLVPMLALMIMVPLSAIAFGPFGTTVGDWISSGVTWLIGVSGILSGIVLGGFMMFMVVFGLHWGFAPISIHNIGIGGDPIEAMAAAAVFAQIGVAFGFFLKAKKDKTLRTLAGSASITGLLAGVTEPIIYGLVLRFKRAIPIVIIAGAAGGAINGHFGVKMTAYVFHNIFAIPVYTPTLVYVIAIACSFTVATVLALTFGYESKGRRENSKTVDSTKVEESVPVVTASKAVDLKKETIYSPITGKIAPLRQVNDSAFSTGAMGKGLAIEPSVGEVVAPIDGVVTSLFPTGHAIGLTTHAGTEILIHVGINTVALKGKYFNPVVQEGDIVKQGDLLIQFDMEQIIEAGYEIVTPVIVTLTKNKVDIFEIDQEQIQKNEVLLTLVV; this is translated from the coding sequence ATGGATTATAAGAAAATGAGCGATGATATCGTACGTCTTGTCGGAGGTGAAGAAAATATCAATGGGCTTGTCCATTGTGCTACACGTCTCAGATTTGACCTGAAAGATTCAAGAAAGGCCGAAAGAGAGGAACTGGAGAAGCATGAAGGCATTATTACCGTTGTCGAAAGCGGGGGACAATTTCAAGTGGTTATTGGGAGTCACGTTGCCTATGTATATACGGAGATCATGAAAAACAGGGATTTTGGATCGGATACCCAAGCAACTAGTGAATCAAGTGGGAAGAAGACGTCGGTTGTATCTACGATCTTTGAAGTTATTTCCGGCAGTTTCTCCCCGCTGATTTCGGCGATGGCAGGCTCGGGTATGCTGAAAGCACTCCTGACTGTTCTGACCTTGCTGGGGTGGATGTCTGCGACAAGTGATACCTACCTGATCCTGTCCGCTGCGGGGAATGCTGTATTTTACTTCTTGCCGATTTTGCTCGGGATCACGCTCGGTATAAAGCTGAAGGCGAACCCTTACGTAGCTGGTGTTATTGGTGCAGCCCTGATGGAACCCAATTTTACGGGGCTGATGGACAAAGGTTCTGATGTATCATTTCTGGGAATACCGGTCGTCATGATGAATTATTCGTCCAGCGTTTTTCCGATCTTCATATCTATTAGCATATATGCCTTTGTGGATAAGCTTTTGAAGAAGATTATTTTTAAGGATTTACAGCTGTTTTTAGTTCCGATGCTGGCTTTGATGATTATGGTTCCGCTATCTGCGATCGCATTCGGACCCTTCGGTACAACGGTGGGCGATTGGATTTCGTCAGGGGTGACATGGTTAATTGGTGTAAGCGGCATTTTGTCAGGGATAGTTCTTGGCGGTTTTATGATGTTTATGGTCGTCTTCGGACTTCACTGGGGTTTTGCACCGATCTCGATTCACAATATCGGCATTGGCGGTGATCCGATTGAGGCGATGGCCGCCGCCGCCGTATTTGCTCAAATTGGTGTCGCATTCGGTTTTTTCCTGAAGGCGAAAAAAGATAAAACGCTTAGAACCCTTGCGGGTTCGGCGAGTATTACAGGGTTGCTGGCTGGTGTGACAGAGCCAATCATCTATGGTCTGGTGCTTCGTTTTAAACGTGCTATACCGATTGTTATTATCGCAGGGGCTGCAGGCGGAGCAATTAATGGACATTTTGGAGTAAAAATGACAGCTTATGTTTTTCACAACATTTTTGCTATTCCAGTTTATACGCCAACCTTGGTTTACGTTATTGCAATTGCGTGCTCATTTACGGTGGCAACGGTACTGGCCCTTACTTTTGGGTATGAAAGCAAGGGGAGAAGAGAGAATTCGAAAACGGTTGACTCCACAAAAGTAGAAGAATCTGTGCCAGTTGTTACAGCAAGCAAGGCTGTTGACCTCAAGAAAGAAACCATATACAGCCCCATCACAGGCAAGATTGCACCGCTGAGACAAGTTAACGATTCTGCATTTTCTACAGGTGCTATGGGAAAAGGTTTAGCCATTGAACCGTCTGTCGGTGAGGTCGTAGCGCCGATAGACGGAGTTGTAACTTCACTGTTTCCCACAGGACACGCCATAGGCTTGACTACCCATGCGGGCACAGAGATATTGATTCATGTTGGAATTAATACTGTAGCCCTGAAAGGCAAGTATTTTAATCCGGTAGTTCAAGAGGGAGATATCGTAAAACAAGGGGACCTGCTGATCCAATTCGATATGGAGCAGATTATAGAAGCAGGATACGAAATCGTCACACCTGTCATCGTCACACTGACGAAAAATAAAGTGGATATTTTTGAGATAGATCAGGAGCAAATTCAGAAAAATGAAGTATTGTTAACATTAGTTGTGTAA
- the licT gene encoding BglG family transcription antiterminator LicT: MIIRQIFNNNVIRAENQVGHEFVVIGNGLGFKKKNGQRVDVEKIEKTFVLKSDKIPQKLIDLIGETSVAYLKVADEIVGNAKQEMGDIFSDNIYISLIDHIQFAISRYRKSVGVKNSLLWQIKKFYKKEFMIGMGALDIIDAQFGIQMDEHEASFIAMHFVNARQDGQGMKQTVEITEIIDDIFNIVTDYYELELDETSCNYSRFITHLQYFAQRLLSNEQDQRASGDNFLYEQVKDKYAQAFQCTHLINQYLELKHESAMSIDEKVYLTIHIQRVTTRKDMASS; the protein is encoded by the coding sequence ATGATCATCCGGCAAATATTTAACAACAATGTCATTCGGGCCGAGAATCAGGTAGGCCATGAATTTGTTGTCATCGGAAATGGTCTGGGCTTTAAAAAGAAAAATGGTCAGAGAGTCGATGTGGAAAAAATAGAAAAAACCTTTGTGCTAAAATCAGATAAGATTCCGCAAAAATTAATTGATCTCATTGGAGAAACATCTGTAGCGTATTTGAAAGTAGCGGATGAAATTGTGGGAAACGCGAAACAAGAAATGGGAGATATCTTTAGTGATAACATTTATATCTCTCTGATTGACCATATTCAATTCGCCATATCCCGCTATAGAAAGTCAGTCGGTGTTAAAAATTCGCTTTTGTGGCAAATTAAAAAATTTTACAAAAAAGAATTTATGATTGGGATGGGCGCGCTGGATATCATTGATGCTCAATTTGGCATTCAAATGGATGAGCATGAAGCGAGCTTTATTGCCATGCATTTTGTAAATGCAAGACAAGACGGTCAAGGAATGAAACAAACGGTTGAAATTACAGAGATCATTGATGATATCTTTAATATCGTAACCGATTACTATGAGCTGGAGCTGGATGAAACTTCATGTAACTATTCCCGGTTTATTACTCATTTGCAATACTTTGCACAAAGATTGCTGAGTAATGAACAAGATCAACGGGCTTCGGGTGACAACTTTTTGTATGAGCAGGTTAAAGATAAGTATGCGCAGGCTTTTCAGTGTACTCATTTAATTAATCAGTATTTGGAATTGAAGCATGAAAGTGCAATGTCGATTGACGAAAAAGTGTATCTGACGATTCATATACAACGTGTAACCACTAGAAAAGATATGGCTAGTTCATAG
- a CDS encoding PTS fructose transporter subunit IIABC gives MRITDLMIKETMIMDLQATTKDGAIEELIASLEASGRINDRALFKEMIYKREAESSTGIGGGIAMPHAKTKAVNEATVVFAKSSKGVDFESLDGESAKVFFMIAAPEGAANTHLRTLAALSRLLIDTDFIDKLMKTQTPDEVSELFDAKQAEEEAAKEAKEAKKEAAKAQKTPDVIVGNPNSDEFVVAVTACPTGIAHTFMAEDALIKKATEMGVNIRVETNGSEGAQNVLTADEIRRAKGVIVAADKKVEMARFDGKPVLQRPVSDGIRKPEELIRKALNGDAPIYRSEGKGNAQETKEEKTSVGSKIYKDLMNGISHMLPFVVGGGILLAISFLFEQVLGAENPIVKLLQTIGGGTGAFHFLIPILAGFIAMSIGDRPALMPGMVGGLMAVNSNAGFLGGLAAGFLAGYVVIFLRKALAGLPKALEGLKPILLYPVFGLLIAGAIVFYLFDPIFGGINTWLVNVLNNLGTGNAVILGLILGGMMAIDMGGPFNKAAYAFSIGVFTSSGNTNGAMMAAVMAGGMVPPLAIALATTFFKNKFTEQERKSGLTNYVLGLSFITEGAIPFAAADPLRVLTSCIVGSAIAGGLTQFWQINLPAPHGGIFVAALANHALLFLLAVAIGSVISAFILGLWKKTLAAK, from the coding sequence ATGAGAATAACAGACCTGATGATTAAAGAAACGATGATCATGGATTTGCAGGCTACGACAAAAGACGGGGCGATTGAGGAACTCATCGCCAGTCTCGAAGCAAGTGGCCGCATAAATGACCGGGCATTGTTCAAGGAAATGATTTACAAACGCGAAGCAGAATCGAGCACAGGCATTGGTGGCGGCATTGCGATGCCGCATGCCAAGACCAAAGCTGTGAATGAAGCGACCGTGGTTTTCGCCAAGAGCAGTAAAGGCGTAGATTTCGAATCGCTGGATGGAGAGTCTGCAAAAGTGTTTTTCATGATTGCAGCTCCAGAGGGTGCAGCTAATACACATCTTCGTACACTCGCAGCTCTTTCCCGGCTGCTAATTGATACCGATTTCATCGACAAGTTGATGAAAACGCAAACACCGGACGAAGTGTCGGAGCTGTTTGATGCCAAGCAAGCGGAAGAAGAAGCAGCTAAAGAAGCAAAAGAGGCGAAGAAAGAGGCTGCCAAAGCACAGAAAACGCCGGATGTTATCGTGGGTAACCCGAATTCAGACGAGTTTGTGGTTGCAGTGACCGCCTGCCCTACAGGTATTGCGCATACGTTTATGGCTGAAGACGCTCTCATTAAGAAAGCGACAGAGATGGGTGTAAACATCCGGGTAGAAACGAATGGCTCAGAAGGTGCGCAAAACGTACTGACAGCGGATGAAATTCGTCGTGCCAAAGGTGTAATCGTTGCTGCTGACAAAAAGGTTGAAATGGCCAGATTTGACGGTAAGCCTGTATTGCAAAGACCGGTAAGTGACGGTATTCGTAAACCTGAAGAGCTGATCCGCAAAGCGCTCAACGGCGATGCTCCAATCTACCGTAGTGAAGGCAAGGGGAACGCACAGGAAACGAAAGAAGAAAAGACCAGTGTCGGCAGTAAAATTTACAAGGATCTAATGAACGGTATCTCTCATATGCTGCCGTTTGTTGTAGGCGGCGGGATTTTGCTGGCGATTTCCTTCCTGTTCGAACAGGTATTGGGAGCAGAAAATCCGATCGTCAAGCTGCTGCAAACGATTGGTGGCGGAACAGGTGCGTTCCACTTCCTGATTCCGATACTGGCCGGGTTTATCGCGATGAGTATAGGGGATCGTCCGGCACTGATGCCAGGTATGGTTGGCGGTCTGATGGCCGTTAACTCGAATGCAGGCTTCCTTGGCGGTCTGGCAGCAGGTTTCCTGGCTGGTTATGTGGTTATCTTCCTGCGCAAGGCTTTGGCAGGTCTGCCAAAAGCGCTGGAAGGCTTAAAACCAATCTTGTTATACCCGGTATTTGGGCTCCTTATTGCTGGCGCGATTGTGTTCTATCTGTTCGATCCGATTTTTGGCGGAATTAATACATGGCTTGTCAATGTTCTGAACAATTTGGGTACAGGTAATGCAGTCATTCTGGGTCTCATTTTGGGTGGAATGATGGCGATTGACATGGGCGGACCTTTCAACAAAGCGGCTTACGCATTTTCGATCGGTGTCTTTACTTCCAGTGGCAACACAAACGGGGCTATGATGGCTGCTGTTATGGCGGGCGGTATGGTACCTCCGCTGGCAATCGCACTTGCTACGACGTTCTTCAAAAATAAATTTACCGAGCAAGAGCGCAAGTCCGGTTTAACGAATTATGTACTCGGTTTGTCCTTTATTACAGAAGGTGCCATTCCGTTCGCAGCTGCTGACCCGCTGCGCGTGCTAACCTCTTGTATCGTAGGTTCAGCGATTGCTGGTGGTCTGACGCAGTTCTGGCAAATCAATCTTCCAGCTCCGCATGGCGGTATCTTTGTAGCAGCTCTTGCCAATCATGCCCTGCTGTTCTTGCTTGCAGTGGCAATTGGCTCCGTGATATCCGCGTTCATTCTGGGACTGTGGAAAAAAACGCTCGCAGCGAAATAA
- the pfkB gene encoding 1-phosphofructokinase, whose translation MIYTVTLNPSIDYIVEVDDLKLGDLNRMKRDLKLPGGKGINVSRILNQLGADSTAIGFLGGFTGRFIDDTLREESIKTDFVVIEDDTRINIKLKHGDETEINGLGPAIHEHEANALVQKLSGLQKNDIVVLSGSIPPSLGGDFYSRLIRVCQQTGAEFVIDTTGEALMKALVHKPLLVKPNHHELAELFGVTIHSKEEIVTYGRKLLEAGAKNVLISMAGEGALFITADEVYHANVPAGTVKNSVGAGDSMIAGFVGTLALFGDPIEAFRTGVASGSATAFSDDLATREKIEQLRPQVTISTW comes from the coding sequence ATGATATATACAGTAACACTGAACCCTTCTATTGATTATATCGTGGAAGTTGACGACTTGAAGCTTGGTGATTTGAACCGGATGAAACGAGATTTAAAATTGCCGGGTGGCAAGGGAATTAATGTATCCCGGATACTGAACCAATTGGGAGCAGACAGCACGGCGATTGGCTTTCTCGGCGGATTCACAGGCAGGTTTATCGATGATACATTGCGGGAAGAATCCATTAAAACTGATTTTGTAGTCATCGAAGACGATACGCGGATCAACATAAAGCTCAAGCATGGCGATGAAACGGAAATTAACGGCTTGGGACCTGCGATTCATGAGCATGAGGCGAATGCGTTGGTTCAGAAGCTGTCGGGTCTCCAGAAAAATGACATTGTCGTCTTGTCGGGAAGTATCCCGCCGTCACTTGGAGGAGACTTCTATAGTCGGTTGATTCGTGTATGCCAGCAAACCGGGGCTGAATTCGTCATCGACACCACAGGTGAGGCGCTGATGAAGGCACTGGTTCATAAGCCGCTGCTCGTCAAGCCGAATCACCATGAGCTGGCTGAGTTGTTTGGCGTAACTATTCATTCAAAGGAGGAGATCGTCACTTACGGCCGTAAGCTGCTGGAAGCAGGTGCAAAAAATGTACTGATTTCCATGGCAGGAGAAGGGGCATTGTTCATTACGGCAGATGAAGTGTATCACGCAAATGTACCAGCAGGAACGGTTAAAAATTCTGTAGGCGCAGGTGATTCAATGATTGCTGGATTCGTGGGTACGCTGGCTCTGTTTGGCGATCCGATCGAGGCATTCCGTACAGGAGTGGCATCCGGAAGCGCAACCGCGTTCTCCGATGATCTGGCTACTAGAGAGAAAATTGAACAATTACGGCCGCAAGTCACGATTTCAACTTGGTAA
- a CDS encoding DeoR/GlpR family DNA-binding transcription regulator: MLTEERYKLIIQRLQECGVVKLQELADLLGASESTIRRDLIDLEGRQLLKRIHGGATLLNQKSQEPGMDEKTFKNVQQKNVVARMAAKEILDGECIYLDAGTTTMAMIPYIEAKDVTVVTNGLSHVEALVSKRIRSYLLGGMMKTHTKAVIGSIALQNLDNFRFDKCFLGTNGVDVEMGYTTPDPEEALIKRRAHQLSGKTYVLADSSKIGEVTFAKLFELKEAILITESVPERSRRSIAQKTKIIEG, encoded by the coding sequence ATGCTGACGGAAGAAAGATACAAGTTGATAATACAGCGCTTACAAGAATGTGGTGTTGTAAAATTGCAGGAATTAGCTGATTTGTTGGGAGCTTCTGAGTCAACGATTCGGCGTGATTTGATAGATCTTGAAGGCCGTCAGTTGCTAAAGCGGATTCATGGTGGGGCAACCTTGCTGAATCAAAAAAGCCAGGAACCTGGCATGGATGAAAAAACATTCAAAAACGTTCAACAAAAAAATGTAGTCGCCCGTATGGCAGCCAAAGAAATTTTGGATGGCGAATGTATTTATCTGGATGCGGGAACAACAACGATGGCGATGATTCCTTACATTGAAGCTAAAGACGTGACGGTTGTGACGAATGGGCTATCCCACGTAGAGGCACTGGTAAGCAAGCGGATCAGAAGCTATCTACTGGGAGGGATGATGAAAACTCATACCAAAGCCGTAATCGGGAGTATTGCCCTGCAGAATTTGGACAATTTTCGATTCGACAAGTGCTTTCTCGGAACGAACGGGGTAGATGTAGAAATGGGGTATACCACCCCTGATCCTGAAGAGGCCCTGATTAAGCGGCGAGCCCACCAGCTGTCCGGCAAAACCTATGTGTTGGCGGATTCCAGTAAAATCGGAGAGGTTACCTTCGCCAAACTGTTTGAACTCAAGGAAGCTATCCTTATTACCGAATCGGTGCCTGAACGCTCACGCCGATCCATTGCTCAGAAAACTAAGATAATCGAGGGATAA